The Coriobacteriia bacterium genomic interval GCGCACCCGGACCCGCTACGAGACGATCGACGGCAGGAGGGCGAGGCTGGGCCTGCCGGTGTAGGATTGGTCCAAGAAATCTGCCGCATCCCCTATCGCGCTAATTTGTAGCACGCCATTTCATGAGGCGCGTTTTTGTAGCAGGCAGGCGTCCTCCCCGCGCCCCCCCAGGCGCCCCCAAGCCGGCCGCGGGCCGCGAGGCATCCCGCGCCCCGCGGCCCGCGCACTCGGCTCTTCTCGCGCACCCCCTACTCGGCGTTCTTCCCGTCTGTGAGGGTCTTCCACTTCTCGAGCGTCGCCTCGCGCTCCGTGCCGAACTTGGAGAGGTCCTCCTTGAGCAGCTGCGTGGCGTCGAAGTCGAGCTCGAGGCCTGCGATGTTGGGCTTGACGAGCAGGCAGGTGTTCTTCTTGTCGATCTGCGCCAGGAACTGCCAGTTCTCGTCGCTGCTCATGAGCCACACGATGAAGTCCTTGGCTGCCTCGACGTTGTCGGCGTTCTTGAACACGGCGACGCCGTCAGGCATGTAGGGCATGCCGTCAGAGGGGTAGATGATGCTCAGGTCAGCGTTCTCCCGCAGCTCGTCGAGCGTGCCGTCGATGTAGGTGATGCCGATGCCCACCTCGCCGGCCGCCGTCTTCGTGGCCGGGTCGGCGCCGCGCTTGGAGTAGTAGGGGATGTTCTCGTTGAGCGCCGTGAAGTACTCCCACCCGGCGTCCTCGCCCTTCGTCTGCAGCAGCGCCGCCACGACGGCGTAGTTCGTGCCGGAGACGGCGGGGTTGCTCATGAGGACCTCGCCGGCATAGTCGGGTTTCGTGAGGTCGTCCCAGCTCTTGGGCGCCTCGACGCCGATGCTCTTCAGGATGTCGTTGTTGGCGATGAAGCCCACAACGGTGACGCCCTTCGAGAACCAGTAGTTGTCCTCGTCCTTGAAGCCCTCGGCAAAGTCGGCCGCCGCGTCAAAGTTGACCTGCTCGAGCAGGTCGTTTGCCTTGGCGTCCATGAACGAGTCGATTCCGCCGCCAAACCACAGGTCGGCTGCCGGCGTACCGCCCTCGGCCTTGAGCTTCGAGAGCGCCTCGCCCGAGGACATGGAGATGAACTCGACCTTCGGGCCACGCTCGGAGGTGTACTTGTCGAACAGCGCCTTGTACGACTCGTTCGTGCAGATGACCTTGAGCGTCTTGCTCGCGTCGGGCGCAGGGCCCAGGTCGGCGGAAGAAGACCCGCTCTTGGCGTCAGCGCCGCTCGAGGCCGCCTTCTCGGAGGCCAGGGCGGGGCTGGACAGCCCGAGGGCGATGCTCCCTGCAATAAAGGGCGCCACGGCGGCGCCGGCGATGAACTGACGACGTGTCGTCTCCATCTGTACGAGCTCCTTTCGATGCCATGTTTCTGAATCACATCCGGCTCGCCGTTTGTGCGCACGTGTCGGACGGCCAAGCGGGCGGCGTGCTGCGTGCGTCTCTGGCAAGAACCGTCTCCCGCCTGGTCGTCTGACACGCGCTAGTCGGCGTCGCTCCCGATGCGCAGTTCCTCGTGGATGCCAAACGTCACGGCGTCTCCGACCTGCAGCGCCGCGCGTCGGCCCGTGCGGGCGAGCACCATTGTTGGCGCGTCGCCGGCGCCTGCCACGGAGATGCGGTACTGCCGGTAGAAGCCGAGAAACTCGCTGCCGACAACCGTGCCGTGATAGGGGCCGCCCGCCTCAAGGTCGACGTCCTCGGCCCGAAACGCGACCATCCCCGCGTCGCCTGCCGGCAGTCGGTTCACCGTCCCCATGAACGTGGCGCAGAACTCGTCGGCCGGTCGCCCGTACACGTCCTCGGGGGCCCCAACCTGCCGGATGGCGCCCTCGCTCATGAGCGCAAGGCGGTCGCCCAACACCATGGCTTCCTCCTGGTCGTGCGTCACGAAGACCATCGTCACGCCCGAGTCGCGCTGTATGGCCTTCACCTCCTCGCGCATGCGCACGCGCAGGCGGGCGTCCAGGTTGGAGAACGGCTCGTCGAGCAGCAGTACCTTGGGCTTGAGCACGAGCGAGCGTGCCAGGGCCACGCGCTGCTGCTGGCCTCCGGAAATCTCGTCGACGCGTGCATCGGCGTACGCGGCCATACCCACGGTCTCGAGGCATGCCGCTGCCTGCGCGAGCGCCTCACGCTTGCCGACGTGGCGGTACTTGAGCCCGTAAGCGACATTCTGCACGACGGAGAGGTGCGGGAACAGCGCATACGACTGAAAGACGGTCGACACGGGCCGGCGCTCGGGCGGCATGCGCGTGACGTCCTGCCCGTCGATGAGGATCTGCCCGGCGTCGGGCGCCAGAAAGCCGCCGATCATCTTGAGCGTCGTCGTCTTGCCGCAGCCCGACGATCCCAGCAGGCACACGAGCTCGCCGCGCTCGACCCCCAGCGAGAGGTTGCGTACGACGGGCGTGGTGCCGAACGACTTGTAGATGCCTCTAAGCTCGAGGTACATGGTCTAGCGCCTCCCGCGACGAAGGATGAGGGTCGAGAACACGACGTTGACGAGCACTGTCAGCACGATGATGAAGCACGAGATCATAGCCGCCTCGCCGTACTTGCCCGTCGACAGGGCGTCGAACAACTCGAACACGGCGAGTTTGTGGCCAGGCGACACGAGGAAGAGCACGGCGCCGATCGTGATCATGGCTGTCGAGAAGTTGTTGACGAAGCTGACGGCGAAGGCGGAACGCACGTTGGGCGCCAGCACGTCGCGCAGCACGCCGAGTCTCGAGGCGCCCAGGTCGCGCGCAGCCATGCCCAGCTCGGGTGATATGCGCGCAAATGACGTTCCGAACGCCTTCGTCGTGATGGAGAGCTGTTTGAACACCATGTTGAGGACGATGATGGCCGCCGTTCCCGTCAGCTTCATCGGCGCTGAGTTAAACGCCAAGATGTAGCCGAGGCCGAAGCACGTTCCGGGCAGCATGTACGGCATCGTGACGATGAAGTCGAGCGCGCTGCCACCGCGTACGTGGCGCCAGCGGTGGTAGTACGCGATGAGCGCGCCGAGCACGGAGCCCACGACGGCCACGATGAGCGCATATGTGACGCTGCGCCCGAACGACGTGAGGTTGAAGTCGAGCATGTGATAGAGGTTGTCGAGGGTGAACTTGGCGTTGAAGCCCAGTCCTTTCGTGAACGCCGTGTAGAAGATCGTGAGGTACTGCAGGGCCATGAGCAGGAAGAACAGTGCAGCCGCCGCATAACATGCCACGCCGAACGGACCGCACAATGCAAGGTGCGCGCCCTCTGCCGTTCCCGCGACACGCGACGACGTGGCCACGAGGCGCTCGGAGCGCTGTGTGAGCCTGGCGTAACACACGAACACAACGACGGAGACGCCAAGCAGAAGTACATTGAGCACGGCGCTTGCCGGCAGGTCGGAATAGCCGATGATCTGCATGTATATCTCGGTCGACACCGTCTCGAAGCGTCCGCCGATGACGACGGGCGTGCCGTAGTCGGCCAGGGAGCGCACGAACGTCAGCAGCAGGCACACGAGCAGCGACGGGCGCAGCATAGGCAGCACGACAGAGCAGAACACGGAGCGCATGGGTGTGCCGAGGTCCCGGGCGGCGCGCAGCACGTCGGGATCAACTTTGTCGAGCACACTCATGAGAAGGATGACGTTGAGCGCCGTGAAGAATAGTACCTGCATGGCGACGATGCCGTGCCAGCCGTACGGGTTGCCCGCGATGCCGAGCAGCGAGAACGTGATGAGGCCGCGCCTGCCAAACAGCTCGATGAATGCGAGCGAGGCGATGAACGGCGGCGAGATGAGACTGACGAGCAACATGCCCATGAGCGGGCGAGAGGCCCATTTCGGGCCGAAACGCACGACGGCGGCAACGAGCACGGAGACAGCTGTGCTCAAAACGGCGGCGAGCAGGCCGACGAATACGCTGTTGGCGATGAGATGGCCGTAGTCGTCAAAGACGGAGGCATAGAGGGCAAGCGTCGGGTGGGCGTCAGGCCCTTCGAAGCTCTTGAGGATGATGCACGCCAGGGGATAGGCGATGAATAGGCCCACGCTCAGCACGACGGCGGCGAGTAGGGCGGCGTCGCCAGGGGAGAATCGGGAAGCGCCTGCCTCGCGGACGGCGGCGCGGGATGTGCGCGAGGCTCGGGATGAAGACCCACCGGCACCGGTGGTCGTTGTACATCTAGTAGCCCATCGCATGGAGCTGCTCCTCGTCGAGGCCGAAGTAGTGGCCGATCTCGTGGATGACGGTCTTCTTGATCTCAGAGACGATTTGGGCGCGCGAGTCGAAGCTGCGCTCGTGCGGGCCCTTGAATATCGTGATGACGTCGGGGGCGTCGGCGCCGAAGCTGCCGTAGTCGACGCCGCGCTCTGTAAGCGGCAGGCCCTCGTACAGGCCGAGTAGCTCGCCACTCTCCTCGTCCGATGTGCCGTACTCTGCAATGTCGAGCTGGTCGTCGTCGGGCTCGTCCTGCATGGCGATGCCTACGTTGTCCAGCGCACGCACGAAGCGCTCGGGCATCTCGTCGAGAGCCTCGGAGATGACCGCCTCAAACTCGTCATCGGTCATCGGGAACATGGGCGGTCATCTCCTCTGCGGGTCGATGGGGCGAGACTGGGATCCGGGCGCTATCGTAGCGCATGGCCGACGTTTGGGCGACGACATTTTTGGGAGAGGAGATGTGCCCGAGGTCGCTGTTGCAGCGCGACCTTGGGCATACGGTGCTCTAAGAGCGAGAGGCCTCTATGTCGCTGGCCAGCGCGCACGCCGTTGCGATGCCGTCCGTTGCGGCGCTCATGATGCCTCCGGCGTAGCCCGCGCCCTCGCCGCAGGGATAGAGCCCCGCGACCTGCGTGGATTGTCGATTGTCCCCGCGCGGGATGCGTACCGGGGCGCTCGAGCGCGTCTCGACGCCCGTGAGCACGGCCTCGCCCATGCCAAAGCATGGCATGCGTCGCGTGAGCTGCGGAATGCCGGCGCGCAAGGCCTCAGCGACGTAAGGCGGCAAGGCTGGCTCGACGCTGCCCCAGGTGACGCCGCGCGGGTACGTGGGGTGCACGGTGCCCATGCCGCCTGAGCTGGCGTGTCCGGCGAGGAAGTCGCCGAGCAGCTGAGCGGGGGCGCGGTAGTCTCCGCCTCCGAGCTCAAATGCTGCCCGCTCGCAGGAGCGCTGCAGCTCAACGCCGGCGAGGGGGTCGTCTCCGGGCAGGTCCGCAGGCGTGACGTTGGCGAGCAGCGCCGCGTTCGCGTTGACGCCGGCGCGGGCGAAGTCACTCATGCCGTTCGTGACGACGCCTCCGGCCTCGCTCGCTGCAGCGACGACGGAGCCACCGGGACACATGCAAAACGTGTAGACGCCGCGCCCGTCGGACAGATGGCACGAGAGCTTGTACTCGGCGGGAGGCAGGCTCGGGTGGTCGGCGAGACGGCCGTACTGTGCCTGGTCGATGTCAACCTGCGGATGCTCCACGCGTACGCCCATGGCAAACGTCTTGCGCACGAGCTCGATGCCGGACGCGACGAGGTTCGCATACACGTCGCGCGCCGAGTGGCCACATGCAAGTACGACGCGCGAGGCGGAAACGAATTCCGTACTTCCCTCGCCAGGCTCGCCGGGGCGTGCCGTCGAGCTCAGGCGCACGCCTGCGACGTGCCCACCCTCGATGACGATCTCGTCCATGCGCGTGCGGAAGCGCACCTCGCCGCCTGCGGCACGGATGCGGGCAACGAGCGCGTCGACGACGCGAGGCAGGCAGTCGCTGCCGATGTGGGGGTGCGCCTCCCACGCGATGTCGAGAGGGGCGCCTGCCGCAATGAAGGCGTCGATGACCCAGGGGATGGACGGCGAACTCGTGCCCGTCGTGAGCTTGCCGTCAGAGAACGTGCCCGCGCCGCCCGCCCCGTACTGGATGTTGCACTCGGTGTCGAGGTCGCCGCCTTCGTTGAAGCGCGCAACGGCGGAGCTGCGGGTGTCGGCGTCGTCTCCGCGCTCGACGAGCAGGGGGGCGCAGCCGGCTTCTGCCAGGGCGAGCGCGCAGAACAGACCGGCACAGCCTGCGCCTACGACGACGGGGCGCTCGGCGTCGCTGGAGAGACCGCCGGGCAGGTGCGGCAGGTTGAGCGGGCGCGGATCCCAGACGACGACGTCCTTGGAGCGGGCGCGTGCCACGACGAGCTCGTCGGTGAGCCCGTCGACGCTGGCGTGGGCGGTCACGACGAAATGGACGTCCGACTTCTTGCGCGCGTCCACGGCCCGACGAGCGACGGCGCACTCGCGCAGGTTCTCGGGCTTGCACCCGAGCTTGCGCGCGACGGCCGCGCGAAGGCGCCTGAGATCGTAGCTCTTGCCTGAGGCGGCGCCGCCCGACAAGGGCAGCGACAGGTTGCGGATCTCGATCATGCTGACTCCTCATCGCCTAGGGCTGCCGACTCTCCGGCAACAAGGCCGCTGCACCAGGCCCACGCGAGGTTGTACCCTCCGCACGCGCCGTCGACGTCAAGCGCCTCGCCGCATGCGTAAAACCCGGGCACGGCAGAGCACTGTAGCGTGTGCGTGTCGAAGGCGCTCGTTGCCATGCCCCCGCGCGTCACCTGCCCATGGGCCTCGTCGGCCGTACCTTTTACCTTTAACTTGAACTCGAGTATTTCTTGCGCGACAGTCGCAGGGTCTATTTCGCGCTCGCCCTTATCGCCGCAGGCATTCTCCATGCAGCGACGCCCGAGCAGGGGATGCAGGGCGCCGTCGAGGAAGTGAAGGCGCCCCTCGGGGGAAGAGCAGCGCTTTTTCCAGAGGATGAGTCGATCCTCGAGCTTTGAGGTAAGGCTCGAAAGGCTCAAGGTTGGCATGAAGTTAAGGTTAAGGGTGTCGCCGGGCTGCGCGAGACGCGACAGGTCGAATATGACGATACCTGAGACTCCGTAGGGACGGAACAGCACCTCGCCTGCCTTGCGCGCGATCGTGCTGCCGTCGGCGACGAGCGAGACTTCGCACTGGGCGCGCACGCCGTCGAGCCCCTTGATGGGTCCGCGCTTCGTGGCAAGCGGGCACAGGGCAGGCGTCTCCTCGATGCGGGGGATGCCGAGCTGCCTGCATGGAACGCTCGCCGTCCCGCCGCCTGCCGCCCAGATGACGGCGTTCGCCTCGAGGGGACGGCCCTTCTCCACCTGAACGCGCCATGCGGGGCTTTTTTCGGGGTCGTCGGCGCCTGCCAGACGCTCGAGCCCGCAGGCGCGCGTTTCGACCTCAATGTCAACGCCAAGGTCGGCCAGGCGGGCGCGCAGCACGTCGAGCACGGAGGATGCGGCGCGCGAGCGGGGGAACAGGCGCCCCTCGCTGTCGGCGCACGACCACAGTCCGAGGCCGTCAAAGAAGGCGAGGATGGTTGCAAGCGGGTCGTCGCCCATGACGGAGGCGACGAACGGGGCGTCGTTGTAGTGCACGGGGGCGAGGTCGGCGTTGGCGAAGTTACAGCGCCCGTTGCCCGAGGCCAGGATGGACCGACCCACTTTGGCGCTGGCCTCGAGCACGGTGACGCGGGCGCCGACCTGTGCCGCGCTGATGGCGGCAGCAAGGCCGGACGCCCCTCCTCCTACGACGACGACGTGGCGCGCGGCCACTACTGCTCGTTCGGCGCGTCGGTCGACAGCGACCACACGCCGCCCAGGGCGCTCTTGACGCGCGCCGTCGCGCCGGTGTCGAGCACGTTCTGCGCGTTGATGCCGACGTCGGGGATCTGATCGGCGTGACCCTCGTCGCACAGCTTGGCGAAGCTCGGGTCGATGGGCAGGCGGGCGAGCACGTCAAGGCCGAAGCTCTTGGCGACGTCGTCCAGGTGGCTCTCGCCGAACAGGTTGATGTGCTTGCCGCAGTCGGGGCAGGCCAAGTAGCTCATGTTCTCGACGACGCCCAGTACGGGCACGTCCATCATCTTGGCCATCTTCACGGCCTTGCTCACGATCATGGCGACAAGGTCCTGCGGGGAGGTCACGATGACGACGCCATCGATGGGCAGCGACTGGAACACGGTCAGCGGCACGTCGCCCGTTCCCGGAGGCATGTCGACGAACAGCACGTCGAGATCGCCCCATGCAACGTCCGTCCAGAACTGCGACACAGCGCCGGCGATGACGGGCCCGCGCCACACAACGGGGTCATCGGGGTTTGCGACGAGCAGGTTGACGGACATGACCTTGACACCGTTCGCTGCGACGGCGGGCGCGATGAGGTCGCCGTCCATTGTGGCGCGGCGGGCGTCGAGGCCGAACATGTGAGGGATGGACGGCCCGGTGATGTCGGCGTCGAGGATGCCCACCTTCAAGCCGCGGCGCTGGGCGTCACAGGCGAGCAGGCCGCACACGAGCGACTTGCCGACGCCTCCCTTGCCCGACATGATGCCGATGACCTGCTTGATGTTCGTCCGCTTGTTCTGCTCGAGCTTCTTGGGGTTTGGCCTGTTGACCATGTTCGGCTCTTCTGCCATGCGTGCACTCACCCTCTCCTTGTCGGCGCCCCGTGGAGCGCGTCGTATGTCCACTGCGTCATACCGTATACCCCGAGACGCGGGATGGAAAGTGGCTCGGCGCTGCACGATTTTCACCCCAAACTCACGACGGCGCCTTTTGCTCGTTCGATGCCGCGCGCTGCCCTCAATCGAACGTATGTTCTTATTTTGAGACTGGGTGCAAAACGGCACATCGAGCGCCCCCAAAGCCGATGCCATGCGTACACTGGGGATCCCGGTCGTTCACCCGGGGTAGGCGAGGGGCGCGCGGGCGCCCGCGAGGGGGACCAGGTGGGTCAGAACAGCATCGTCATCCGAGGGGCTCGCGAGCACAACCTCAAGGACATCAACCTGACGATTCCGCGCGACGAGCTCGTCGTCATCACAGGCCTGTCCGGCTCGGGTAAGAGCTCCCTGGCGTTCGACACGATCTACGCCGAGGGCCAGCGCCGCTATGTGGAGTCGCTCTCGAGCTATGCGCGCCAGTTCCTCGGCCAGATGGACAAGCCGGACATCGACGCCATCGAGGGACTGTCTCCCGCCGTGTCCATCGACCAGAAGACGACGTCGCGCAACCCGCGCTCCACGGTGGGCACCGTCACGGAGATCTACGACTACCTGCGCCTGCTGTATGCGCGCATCGGCGTGCCGCACTGCCCCGAGTGCGGGCGCGTCATCGAGCGCCAGACGACGGACCAGGTCGCCGACAAGATTCTCGAGGCCGCCGCGGGGCGCAAGGCGCTCGTGCTCGCGCCCGTCGTGCGCGGTCGCAAGGGCGAGTATACGAAGCTGTTCGAGGACCTCGCCAAAGAGGGCTTCTCGCGCGTGCGCGTCGACGGTGAGGTGCGCCGGCTCGACGACGGTCCCATTACGCTCGAGAAGAAGTTCAAGCATGACATCGAGGTCGTCGTCGACCGCGTGTCTGTGCGGGCCGACTCTCTAGGCCGCATAGCCGAGGCCGTCGAGAACGCCACGAACCTGGCGGAGGGCAACGTCTTCGTGTGGCTCATGGAGGGAGAGGGCCTGCCCGGCCAGCTCCTGCAGTACTCGCTGGCGCTGTCATGCCCTGAGCACGGCCACTCCATGGATGACCTGCAGCCGCGCGACTTCTCGTTCAACGCCCCCTACGGCGCTTGCCCTGACTGCGACGGTTTGGGCGTGCGTCGCGTCATCGACGTACGCGCGCTCGTCGCCCATCCCGACCAGCCGGTCGACAGCGCGTTTGGCGGCGTGTTTGGAATGTCAAACTATTACCCGCAGGTGCTGCGCGCCGTCGCCATCCACCTGGGTGTCGACCCCGCGACGCCGTGGCAAGACCTGCCCGCCAAGGTGCAGAAGGCGTTCATCGAGGGCCTGGGCTCCACAAAGGTGCGCGTCGACTACCACACGCGTGACGGGCGTGACACGAACTGGTTCACGGAGTTTCCCGGCCTGTCCTCCATCATATTCGAGCGTTACAACGAGACGACGAACGAGAACATGCGCGCCCGTCTCGAACAGTTCATCCGCGACGAGCCGTGCACGACGTGCCACGGCGCCCGCCTCAAGCCCGAGATACTCGCCGTTACGGTGGGCGGAAAGTCCATCTACGACGTGTGCTGCATGTCGACGGTCGAGAGCCTCGCATTTTTCCAGGCGCTCGAGCTCACGGAGCGCGAGCGCTTCATCGGCGCGCGCATCGTGAAGGAGATCATCGAGCGCCTGCGCTTCCTCGTGGACGTGGGCCTTGGCTACCTCACGCTGTCGCGCTCGGCAACGACGCTGTCGGGCGGCGAGGCGCAGCGCATTCGCCTGGCCACGCAGATCGGCGCCGGCCTCATGGGGGTGCTCTACATTCTCGATGAGCCGTCCATTGGCCTGCACCAGCGCGACAACGCCCGACTCATCGCGACACTGCAGCGCCTGCGCGATTTGGGCAACACCGTCATCGTCGTCGAGCACGACGAGGACACGATCCGGGCGGCTGACTTCGTCGTCGACATGGGGCCGGGCGCTGGCGAGCTCGGCGGAGAGGTCATCGCGGCTGGCACGCCGCAGCAGGTCATGGAGACGCCGGGCTCTATCACGGGCGCCTATCTCACGGGCGAGCGCATGATCGAGGTGCCCGAGGAGCGCCGCCATCCGGATCGCGGCGTGCTCAAGATCACGGGCGCGTCGGCGAACAACCTGCACAGCGTCAGCGTCTCCATCCAGCTCGGCACGCTGACGGTCGTGACGGGCGTCTCGGGCTCGGGCAAGTCGTCGCTTGTCACCGACACGCTGGCACCGGCGCTCACGAACGCCGTCCAGCGCTCGAACCGTCCCGTGGGTCCCTACAAGAAGCTCGAGGGCGTCGAGCTCATCGACAAAGTCATCGACATCGACCAGTCGCCCATCGGACGCACGCCGCGCTCGAACCCCGCCACGTACATCGGCCTCTGGGATGATCTGCGCAGTCTGTTTGCCAGCGTGCCCGAGAGCAAGGCACGCGGCTACTCGCCGGGACGCTTCTCGTTCAACGTGCCGGGCGGTCGCTGCGAGGCGTGCAAGGGCGACGGACAGATCAAGATCGAGATGCACTTCCTGCCTGACATCTACGTGCCGTGCGAGCAGTGTGGCGGGCGACGCTACAACCGCGAGACGCTCCAGGTCACGTATCGCGGCAAGTCCATCTCTGACGTGCTTGACATGACGGTGTCCGAGGCGCTCGCGTTCTTTGCGAGCATCCCGAACATCAAGCGCAAGCTGCAGACGCTGTTTGACGTGGGCCTGGGCTACGTGCGCCTCGGCCAGCCCGCCACGACGCTGTCGGGTGGTGAGGCCCAGCGCGTGAAGCTTGCCAAGGAGCTGCATCGCCGCCAGACGGGCAAGACGTTCTACATCCTGGACGAGCCGACGACGGGCCTGCACTTCGAGGACGTTCGGCAGCTGCTCAGCGTGCTGCAGCGCCTCGTCGACGCCGGCAACACCGTGCTCGTCATCGAGCACAACCTTGACGTCATCAAGGTCGCCGACCAGCTCATCGACCTTGGCCCCGAAGGCGGATCCGGCGGCGGCCGCATCGTGGCGACGGGGACGCCGGAGCAGGTGTGCGAGGTGGCGGAAAGCCATACGGGTGCGTTCCTCAAGCCGCTGCTCGAGCGCGACCGAGCCCGTCAGACGGCGCGTGCCGTCTGTGCGGAGAAGGAAGCTCGATAGCTTTGGTTGACAGGGCTCGTCTGTGGGGGCTCGGGTGTTACCATGGGACATGTGGGGCGCGTCCACGGGGGACGCACGAAGCATCGTGATTGGAGTGCGCAATGGAAACAGCCAATGCCTTGACCGCCCTGTCGGCGCTGCCTTCGGTGGGCGATGAGACGAACCTCACCGTGCCGATCATCATCGGCGTCGTTGCCCTGATCGTCATCATCGTGGCGGTCGTCCTTATCATCAAGAGCCGCAGCGGCCACAAGAACTAGCCCGGCAGGCCGTTTGTGAGCCACACAAAGCGCGGCGAGGCTGCCGCAAAGACAAACGCCATGCGCGAGCTCGATCGCGCAGGCGTTCCCTACGATGTGTCTGTCTATGACGTGGAGGACGAGACGAGCGTGAATCTCGGCCTCCGCGTCGCTCAGGCAACCGGCATAGATCCCGATACTGCGTTCAAGACGCTTGTCTGCCATGCGGCGTCGGGCGGATGCTGCGTGTTCTGCATCCCCGTCGCGAGCGAGCTTGATCTCAAGAAGGCGGCGCGTGCGGCGGGGGAGAAGTCCCTGTCAATGGTCGCCGTGCGCGAGCTGCGCGACCTCACCGGTTATATTCGCGGCGGCTGCTCGCCTGTCGGAATGAAGAAGGCGTTCCCCACGTTCATCGACGAGACGGCCCAGCTTTTTGACCGCATCGCTGTGTCGGGCGGACGGATCGGAACACAGCTCGTGCTCGATCCCGAGGCGCTTGCCCGCTTCTGCGGGGCGACGTTTGCCGACATCACGGAGGCGTGAGATGGTGCTGCGTCGCGGAAAGCACTTTGAGGAGACGGCCGAGGAGGCCCGACAGAAGAGGGGAACGCGCGTCTCGCCCGAGGAGCGCGTGCGCACGATGCCCAAGCTCGCCGACCCTGGCCAGAAAGCCGTGGTGAGCGAGGCTCCTGCCTCGTCGCGAGGAGGCGTGTCGCCCGACGACACGTCCATGTGGCTGAGCACGGCCGTTTCTGCGGGCATCAGCGTCGGCGGCACGACGGCGTCTGCGGGCGAGACTGCGACCTGGGTCGCCATTGCGTCGCAGAGCCAGGAGCGCACGGTTTCTGAGCTCCAGGCTTCGGGGCAGTGGCCCGCTGTTGACACAAACAATGAACCTGTAAGCTCAATATCACCCTCACGTGAAGGTCGAGGATCGACCACGCCGTCCGGTTCGGCTGGCGACACGATGGAATGGATCGCGCTTGCGGCCGGTGCCGGCGTTCGAGAGCGCGAGGTGCCGCTGCCTGAGATCGCGCCGTCTGCGGCTGCGTCGGAGGACGACGCCGCAACGGTTGGCGCGCGCGTTGGCGCCTCGGCGGCGCTCATCTCGCTGTGCGTCATGGTGTCACGCATCACGGGCTTCATCCGCACGTGGGCCATGGGCTTTGCCATGGGAACGACGCTGCTGTCCTCGTCGTACCAGGTGGCGTGCAACCTGCCCAACCAGCTGTACGAGCTCGTCATGGGCGGCATGCTCGTCACGGCGTTCCTGCCGGTCTATGTTTCGCTGCGCAAGCGCGAGGGCTCCGAGCGGGCGAACGCGTACGCCTCGACTCTTCTCGGCATCGTTGTCGCGGCGCTGGGCCTCGTTGCGCTGGCGGCCACGATATTCGCGCCACAGGTCGTATACACGCAGATGTTCCTCAACCCGTCGGGCGACCGCGAGCTCGTGACGTACTTCTTCCGGTTCTTCGCCATCCAGTTGCTGTTCTACGGTGTCAGCGCCATAGTCGGCGGCCTGCTCAACGCGTCGCGTGACTACTTCTGGAGCTCGGCCGCGCCCATTGCGAACAACGTCGTCGTCATCGCCGTCATGTTCGTCTACGTGTTCCTCGCGCCGAGCAATCCGGAGCTCGGAAAGCTCGTCATCGCGATCGGCACGCCTCTGGGCGTGTTCACGCAGATGGCCATCCAGATCCCGGCGCTTGTGCGCTCGGGCATTCGGCTGCGCCCCCGCATCGACGTGCACGACCCCGCTCTGCGCGAGACGCTGGCGCTCGGCATCCCGACGATCGTCGTGACGCTGGCGTCGTTCGCGACGGTCTCTGTGCAGAACGCAGCCGCCATGGCGGTGAGCGACGCGGGCTCATCCGTGCTGTTCTACGCGCGCCAGTGGTTCACGCTGCCCTACGCGTTCCTGTCGGTGCCGCTCACGACGACGCTGTTCACGGAGCTGTCCGACATGGC includes:
- a CDS encoding aminoacetone oxidase family FAD-binding enzyme; this encodes MAARHVVVVGGGASGLAAAISAAQVGARVTVLEASAKVGRSILASGNGRCNFANADLAPVHYNDAPFVASVMGDDPLATILAFFDGLGLWSCADSEGRLFPRSRAASSVLDVLRARLADLGVDIEVETRACGLERLAGADDPEKSPAWRVQVEKGRPLEANAVIWAAGGGTASVPCRQLGIPRIEETPALCPLATKRGPIKGLDGVRAQCEVSLVADGSTIARKAGEVLFRPYGVSGIVIFDLSRLAQPGDTLNLNFMPTLSLSSLTSKLEDRLILWKKRCSSPEGRLHFLDGALHPLLGRRCMENACGDKGEREIDPATVAQEILEFKLKVKGTADEAHGQVTRGGMATSAFDTHTLQCSAVPGFYACGEALDVDGACGGYNLAWAWCSGLVAGESAALGDEESA
- a CDS encoding Mrp/NBP35 family ATP-binding protein, with the translated sequence MAEEPNMVNRPNPKKLEQNKRTNIKQVIGIMSGKGGVGKSLVCGLLACDAQRRGLKVGILDADITGPSIPHMFGLDARRATMDGDLIAPAVAANGVKVMSVNLLVANPDDPVVWRGPVIAGAVSQFWTDVAWGDLDVLFVDMPPGTGDVPLTVFQSLPIDGVVIVTSPQDLVAMIVSKAVKMAKMMDVPVLGVVENMSYLACPDCGKHINLFGESHLDDVAKSFGLDVLARLPIDPSFAKLCDEGHADQIPDVGINAQNVLDTGATARVKSALGGVWSLSTDAPNEQ
- the uvrA gene encoding excinuclease ABC subunit UvrA, whose product is MGQNSIVIRGAREHNLKDINLTIPRDELVVITGLSGSGKSSLAFDTIYAEGQRRYVESLSSYARQFLGQMDKPDIDAIEGLSPAVSIDQKTTSRNPRSTVGTVTEIYDYLRLLYARIGVPHCPECGRVIERQTTDQVADKILEAAAGRKALVLAPVVRGRKGEYTKLFEDLAKEGFSRVRVDGEVRRLDDGPITLEKKFKHDIEVVVDRVSVRADSLGRIAEAVENATNLAEGNVFVWLMEGEGLPGQLLQYSLALSCPEHGHSMDDLQPRDFSFNAPYGACPDCDGLGVRRVIDVRALVAHPDQPVDSAFGGVFGMSNYYPQVLRAVAIHLGVDPATPWQDLPAKVQKAFIEGLGSTKVRVDYHTRDGRDTNWFTEFPGLSSIIFERYNETTNENMRARLEQFIRDEPCTTCHGARLKPEILAVTVGGKSIYDVCCMSTVESLAFFQALELTERERFIGARIVKEIIERLRFLVDVGLGYLTLSRSATTLSGGEAQRIRLATQIGAGLMGVLYILDEPSIGLHQRDNARLIATLQRLRDLGNTVIVVEHDEDTIRAADFVVDMGPGAGELGGEVIAAGTPQQVMETPGSITGAYLTGERMIEVPEERRHPDRGVLKITGASANNLHSVSVSIQLGTLTVVTGVSGSGKSSLVTDTLAPALTNAVQRSNRPVGPYKKLEGVELIDKVIDIDQSPIGRTPRSNPATYIGLWDDLRSLFASVPESKARGYSPGRFSFNVPGGRCEACKGDGQIKIEMHFLPDIYVPCEQCGGRRYNRETLQVTYRGKSISDVLDMTVSEALAFFASIPNIKRKLQTLFDVGLGYVRLGQPATTLSGGEAQRVKLAKELHRRQTGKTFYILDEPTTGLHFEDVRQLLSVLQRLVDAGNTVLVIEHNLDVIKVADQLIDLGPEGGSGGGRIVATGTPEQVCEVAESHTGAFLKPLLERDRARQTARAVCAEKEAR
- the ybaK gene encoding Cys-tRNA(Pro) deacylase gives rise to the protein MRELDRAGVPYDVSVYDVEDETSVNLGLRVAQATGIDPDTAFKTLVCHAASGGCCVFCIPVASELDLKKAARAAGEKSLSMVAVRELRDLTGYIRGGCSPVGMKKAFPTFIDETAQLFDRIAVSGGRIGTQLVLDPEALARFCGATFADITEA